In a single window of the Zea mays cultivar B73 chromosome 5, Zm-B73-REFERENCE-NAM-5.0, whole genome shotgun sequence genome:
- the LOC100279899 gene encoding Heat shock 70 kDa protein 17 precursor (The RefSeq protein has 1 substitution compared to this genomic sequence) — MSQPRSYGILVAVLVAAAVAVPPATAAVASIDLGSEWLKVAAVHLAPGRAPIAVAINEMSKRKSPALASLADGNRLSGEEAAGITARHPSKVFARARDLLAKPLSYVQSVTDSLFLPYDLVPDARGAAAVRADDGQVYSLEEIVAMVLHYAAGLADAHVGAPVRDAVIAVPPYFGQAERRALTQAAQLAGINVLSLINEHAGAALQYGIDKDFSNASRHVIFYDMGAGSTYAALVYYSAYNAKEFGKTVSVNQFQVKDVRWNSELGGVQMEMRLVNYFAAQFNKQLGDGVDIRQSPKAMAKLKKQVKRTKEILSANTAAPISVESLYNDVDFRSTITREKFEELCEDLWEQALTPVKEVLTHSGMKIDDIYAVELIGGATRVPKLQAKLQEFLGRRGLDKHLDADEAIVLGASLHAANLSDGIKLNRKLGMIDGSTYAFVLEIDGLDYVKDESIDQILVPRMKKMPIKMFRSIRHTKDFDVSLNYDKAYELPPGIPSHKFAEYSVSGLTDASEKYANRNLSAPIKANLHSSLSRSGIIALDRAEAVIEITEWVEVPKKILTLESNITNQNSSSEVGAANSTTDSKENLSSGSNTNSSTPIDESNAQEIITEKVLKKRTFRVPLKVVEKTTGAGTILSKELYSEAKNRLEALDKKDAERRKTAELKNNLESYIYSMKEKLEESADILTVSTEQERESFAEKLSEVQDWLYMDGEDAQANEFKERLDQLKAIGDPILFRLNELKTRPTACENARLYLDELQKIVKNWETNKPWLPQKRVDEVVSEAEKVKAWLKEKENLQKNTPVFNPPVFTSEEVSEKVLDLQDKVSSVNRIPKPKPKVEKKTAKEEEPASKEKTTYTESAPDEGEYTETSQKSKAQEEDQSASANTSDSEPEPHDEL, encoded by the exons ATGTCGCAGCCCCGCAGTTACGGAATCCTCGTCGCCGTCCTTGTCGCGGCGGCCGTCGCCGTCCCGCCGGCGACCGCGGCGGTGGCGAGCATCGACCTCGGCTCAGAGTGGCTCAAGGTCGCTGCTGTGCATCTTGCCCCAGGCCGTGCTCCAATCGCTGTTGCCATCAACGAGATGTCCAAGCGTAAGTCCCCGGCACTCGCCTCGCTCGCCGACGGCAACCGTCTCTCTGGGGAGGAGGCGGCAGGCATCACGGCGCGGCACCCGTCCAAGGTGTTCGCCCGCGCGCGGGACCTCTTGGCCAAGCCCTTGTCCTACGTGCAGTCCGTCACGGACTCGCTCTTCCTCCCCTACGATCTCGTCCCCGACGCGCGCGGCGCCGCCGCGGTTCGCGCTGATGACGGGCAGGTATACTCCCTCGAGGAGATCGTCGCCATGGTGCTCCACTACGCCGCGGGGCTCGCCGATGCGCACGTTGGGGCGCCCGTGCGGGACGCGGTGATCGCCGTGCCGCCCTACTTTGGGCAGGCCGAGCGCCGGGCGTTGACGCAGGCTGCGCAGCTGGCTGGAATCAACGTGCTTTCTCTCATCAACGAGCACGCTGGGGCCGCGCTTCAGTACGGGATTGACAAGGACTTCTCCAATGCGTCGCGGCATGTCATCTTTTACGACATGGGCGCTGGTAGCACTTACGCTGCATTAGTGTACTACTCTGCATACAACGCCAAGGAGTTCGGAAAGACAGTGTCCGTTAACCAGTTCCAG GTTAAGGACGTAAGATGGAACTCTGAGCTTGGAGGCGTTCAAATGGAAATGCGTCTGGTCAACTATTTTGCTGCCCAATTCAATAAGCAGCTCGGTGATGGGGTTGATATCCGTCAGTCTCCCAAGGCAATGGCTAAGTTGAAAAAGCAAGTCAAGCGCACCAAAGAAATTCTTAGTGCAAACACTGCAGCTCCAATTTCAGTAGAATCTCTGTATAATGATGTTGATTTCAG GAGTACCATAACACGTGAGAAATTTGAAGAGCTGTGTGAGGATTTATGGGAGCAAGCTCTAACTCCAGTTAAAGAAGTGCTGACACATTCTGGCATGAAGATCGATGACATCTATGCTGTAGAACTAATAGGAGGAGCTACCCGGGTTCCAAAACTGCAG GCTAAGCTGCAGGAATTTCTGGGTAGGCGTGGCCTGGATAAACATCTTGATGCTGATGAAGCAATTGTTCTCGGAGCTTCACTTCATGCTGCTAACCTGAGTGACGGGATTAAGTTGAACCGTAAGTTGGGAATGATTGATGGCTCTACTTATGCTTTTGTACTTGAGATAGATGGCCTAGATTATGTCAAGGATGAAAGTATTGACCAAATTTTGGTTCCAAGAATGAAGAAAATGCCAATAAAG ATGTTTAGATCCATCAGACATACAAAGGACTTCGATGTCTCTCTCAACTATGACAAAGCTTATGAACTGCCTCCAGGCATTCCATCACACAAGTTTGCAGAGTATTCCGTATCAGGACTGACAGATGCCAGTGAAAA GTATGCAAACCGTAATTTATCTGCACCCATCAAAGCAAATCTACATTTTTCTTTGAGTAGAAGTGGAATTATTGCTCTTGATAGAGCAGAAGCAGTAATTGAGATAACTGAATGGGTTGAAGTTCCAAAGAAGATATTGACTCTAGAGAGTAACATCACCAATCAGAATTCTTCTTCTGAAGTAGGAGCAGCTAATAGCACAACAGATAGTAAGGAAAATCTGAGTTCTGGCAGTAATACTAATTCGAGCACTCCCATTGATGAGAGTAATGCTCAAGAAATTATTACAGAGAAGGTGCTAAAGAAAAGAACTTTTAGGGTTCCATTGAAG GTTGTGGAAAAAACAACTGGTGCTGGAACAATTCTTTCGAAGGAGTTGTATTCTGAAGCAAAAAATAGGTTAGAGGCACTCGATAAGAAGGATGCAGAACGGAGGAAAACTGCTGAACTTAAGAATAACCTAGAGTCATACATATATTCTATGAAGGAGAAG CTGGAAGAAAGCGCAGATATTTTGACTGTCTCAACTGAACAGGAGAGGGAATCCTTTGCTGAGAAACTTAGTGAG GTGCAGGATTGGTTATATATGGACGGTGAAGATGCTCAAGCTAATGAATTCAAAGAGCGTCTTGACCAACTTAAAGCCATTGGTGACCCAATTCTTTTCAG ATTGAATGAATTAAAAACCCGACCAACGGCCTGTGAAAATGCTCGATTGTATCTTGATGAGCTGCAAAAG ATTGTTAAGAACTGGGAGACAAACAAACCATGGCTCCCCCAAAAGAGAGTAGATGAG GTTGTAAGTGAAGCAGAGAAAGTGAAAGCTTGGCTGAAGGAGAAGGAAAACCTGCAGAAAAA TACCCCTGTCTTTAACCCACCAGTTTTCACATCTGAAGAAGTTTCTGAGAAAGTTCTGGACTTACAAGATAAG GTCTCAAGTGTCAATAGGATTCCAAAACCAAAACCGAAGGTCGAGAAGAAAACAGCAAAGGAGGAAGAACCTGCTAGCAAGGAGAAAACCACCTATACGGAATCTGCACCCGACGAGGGTGAATACACCGAAACGTCTCAGAAATCTAAGGCTCAAGAAGAGGATCAGTCTGCATCAGCCAACACTAGTGATTCAGAACCTGAACCTCATGACGAGTTGTGA